The stretch of DNA ATAAATACGTTAAATCATTTAAGGTGTGTATTTAACTAAATTTCATTTTTTATGATAAAGTAACAAATGATTATTGTGTAGATATAAGTAAATCGAACATTTGAATAAAAAAAGAAGGTGAGTGTTGGGGGAAACCTCACCTTCTAATCTAGGGAGTCTAGGGGTATGGGACCTAGATCTAATTATAGTATTCCACGTTTGAAATCTTTTAAACCATTTTTTGTAGTTATTATAAAACTGTGTTTTCATAGTGCAAAAGTGAGTTTGATTGATTATCGTAATAATTGCTGGTACGATACGTTTATGAACGGTTAAAGGAGTGAATGATATGAGTTTTAATATGTTTATGGATATGAATCAAATTGTTGAACAAGCTCGAGGAGAGGCAGAGCAAGCCGGATACACATCTTTACGTACACCCGAAGAAGTTGATGAAGCATTCAAAAAACAAGGAACCACGCTTGTCTTAATCAATTCAGTATGTGGTTGTGCTGGTGGAATTGCTCGTCCAGCGGCAGGGAATGCTATCCATTATGATAAACGACCAGATCAATTAGTTACGGTTTTTGCTGGTCAAGATAAAGAAGCAACATCGAGAGCACGAGAGTTTTTTGAAGGTTATCCACCATCATCTCCGTCATTTGCACTTTTGAAAGATGGTAAAATACAAACAATGGTTGAACGACATGACATTGAAGGATTTGAACCAATGGCAGTGATTCAAAAGTTGCAAACAGCATTTGAGAAGCATTGTGATGAAATATGATCAAAAGATCGCCTTTAGGCGGTCTTTTTTTTATAGAATAATTATTTTGTTAATGACAACAGATCCAAGCTTAAGTAAATTTTACGAGTTTAACAGTCAGAATTTGATGCAGTTTGGGTATTTCTATTCTCTAATATTTGAAAATAGAGAATATTTTTTATAGTTTATCTATTTGAATTTGTATTGCTTATTTTTCTTGGCGTGTTAAAATACAAATCAACGCATAAATATTAATTAAAACTAATAAATATTAATTTTTATTACATCTAGGAGGAGAGACTATGAAAAAATTAATTATGATTTTCATGCTTGTTATCTTTGCTGGTGTCCTTACAGCGTGTGGGGCTAGCGGTAATGAAGAGGGACAAGCTTCAAACGAAAAAGAAACAACATCTAAGGAGAAGAAAGTACTTGTAATGGGAACATCAGCAGATTATCCGCCTTTTGAATTTGTACAAACATCACAAGGTGAAGATATTATTGGTTTTGATATTGACTTAGCAAATGCAATTGCAGAAAAGTTGGATTATGAAATTGAAATTAAAGATATTGATTTTAGTGGTCTTATTCCAGCCTTACAATCTAACAAAATTGATTTTGTTTTATCAAGTATGACACCTACTGAAGAGCGTAAAGAAAACGTTGATTTCTCGCAAATCTATTATGAAGCTAATCATATGATCGTATCACCTACAGAATCTAATATTGGGAAAATTGAAGAATTAGAAGGTAAGACGGTTGGGGTACAACTTGCTTCTATCCAAGCAGATAAAGCTGAAGAGATTAAAGAGAATGTAGATATTACAATTGAGAGTCGCAATCGTATTCCCGAGCTTGTTCAAGAAATGAAAGCTGGTCGCTTTGATGCAGCAATTATCGAAGATACAGTGGCAAAGGGTTATCTTGATAAAAATGAGGATTTAACCGGTTTTGTTATTGAGAACGCTGAAGAGGCAGGGACAGCAGCTGCATTTCCTAAAAACAGTGAGTTAGTTGAAGAATTTGACCAAGCTATCACTGAGTTAAAGGAAAGTGGTGAACTTGAAGAAATGATAAAGAAATGGTTTGATTCTGAAGAGTCACAATAATAGGTCAAGATAATCGAAGGAGGGCTTAATGCTCTCCTTTCTTAACTACTATTTGAGAGGATTGAGGAGATGGGCTTAGATTTTCAGCAAATCGTACCATCAATACCTTATATATTAAAAGGAATTTTTGTTACGGTACAAATTGTACTTGTGAGTGCGTTAGTTGGTTTCACTCTCGGAACGCTCTTATCATTATTTAAAATTGGTCGTGTACGTGCGTTAGTGTGGATTGCTGATGCGTATACATCGATTTTCCGTGGCACTCCACTAATTTTACAATTAATGATTATTTATTATGGATTGCCTCAATTAATCGGCTTTGATATTCCACCTTTTCTAGCAGCAGTAGGTGCTTTTGGGCTTAATTCAGCTGCATATGTATCTGAAATAATACGAGCAGGTATTGGTGCAATTGATAAAGGACAACGTGAAGCAGCAATGGCACTTGGTATTCCTTATCGTAAAATGATGAAAGATGTTATCTTACCACAAGCATTAAAAAATATTTTACCCGCACTTATGAATGAATTTATAACATTAACGAAAGAATCAGCGGTTGTAATGGTAATCGGTGTGACAGATATTATGCGCCGCTCTTATATTGTAGGTGGAGAATTATATGCCTTCTTCGAACCAATGTTATTTGTTGGATTAATCTATTGGATTATGGTGATGGGGTTAACTCTTCTTGGTAAAGGGCTTGAAAGGAGAATGAGTCGCAGTGATTAAAATTGAGAGTTTACACAAGTCATATGGAAAGTTAGAAGTGTTAAAAGGAGTTTCTACAGAAATTAATCAAGGTGACGTAGTTTCAATTATCGGTCCTTCTGGTTCTGGGAAGTCAACGTTACTTCGTTGTATGAATCTTTTAGAAGAACCATCAGATGGACAAATTTGGATAGGGCATGATGAGATTACGAATCCGAAAACGGATGTTATGGAACTTCGCCAGCGTTTAGGTATGGTATTTCAGCATTTTCACTTGTTTCCACACATGACAGTATTAGAAAATTTAACGTATGCTCCGATTAATGTAAAGAAAATGTCCAAAAAAGAAGCTGAAGCAGTTGGTCGTGAACTACTAGATAAAGTAGGACTGCTAGAAAAAGCTAATGATTATCCGAACCGACTTTCTGGTGGTCAGAAGCAACGTGTGGCAATTGCACGAGCATTAGCGATGTCACCTGAAGCTATGTTATTTGATGAGCCTACATCTGCACTTGATCCCGAAATGGTAAAAGAAGTGTTAGAAGTTATGAAAGACTTGGCGAAGAGTGGAATGACGATGGCAATTGTAACACATGAAATGGGATTTGCTCGTGAAGTGGCAGATCGTGTGCTTTTCTTAGATGAAGGAAAATTAGTAGAGGAAGCATCTCCATCAGAGTTCTTTACGAACCCAAAAACAGAACGTGCACAAAACTTTCTTGAAAAAATCTTATAGATTGAGTATATAATGGAGATGGCTATTAAGTCATCTCCATTTATTTTATTGTAAAGGAGTTTCCCCTTTCATGTTCAAAATCGGTTATCGTACCGTAAAAACTGCTGTTGGAACAGCGATCTCGATCTGGATTGCTCAATTGTTCTCATTAGAGAATTTTGCTTCAGCAGGAATATTAACTATATTATGTATACAAGTAACCAAGAAACGTTCACTAATTAGTGCGTGGGAACGCGCGCTTGCTTGTTTGGTCGGAATGTTTTTTGCATTTGTCTTTTTTGAAGGGATAGCCTATCATCCACTCGTAATCGGTTTGATGCTTATCTTCTTCATTCCAACTGTAGTTATGCTTAGGGCAAAAGAAGGTGTTGTAACGAGTTCAGTTATTATTTTACATTTGTACATAGAAAATAATATTACTGTTGCATTCATTTTGAATGAGTTGGGAATCATCGGAATAGGAATCGGTGTAGCACTTGTTATGAATTTGTACATGCCTAGCATGGAACAAGAGCTGAAGAAGCGTCAGAAGAAGATTGAACAACATTTCTCACATATTTTACATGAAATCTCAGTTTATTTAAGAAATGGTGATAATTTTTGGGATGGGAAAGAGATCACTGAAACGAATGATTTGATCCAATCTGCCAAAAGTCTTGCCTATCGAAATGTTGAAAATCATTTCAAACGTTATGAAGATGAATACTATCATTATTTCAAAATGCGTGAAAAACAATTGGAAGTCATTGAACAAATGCTTTGGATTGTTTCTTCGTTGAAAATTTCTCATGATCATGCATTAGAAATTGCTTCACTTATGGATGAAATTAGTGAGGGAGTCCATTCAGGTAATACAGCACAAATGTATTTAGACAAAATGGAAGTGATGCGAAGCAGCTTCCGTGAGATGGAACTTCCACAATCAAGGGAAGAATTCGAAGTTAGAGCCTCATTATTCCATTTCCTTAACGAGCTTGAAAAATATTTAATTTGTAAAAGATATTTTAAACAGAGTGAAGTTTAGAGTAAAAAGATATATTTTTTCGTGTGTATATAATTGAGCTGAAATTAGAAGTAAGTTGATGTGAGAAAAGAGGAACTTCTATCATTGAGAAATGAAGGAAGTTTCTTTTTTTATTGTTTTTTTCAATAGGAAATAGAATATTGATACAATAGGTTTATTTGAAAATAACATATATTGTATTTTTTGTTAATGTTAGTTTTCATCTATTAATATCTTATTATTAGATATCATCAATATTTTGGGAAGGGATATTTTATGAAAAAGATATTGCTATTTGTTACAATACTTCTGACGTTGTTTATATGGTTAATATCAATTGAGAATAAGACTAAAGTAGAAGGTGTAAATGTTCTAGAGGTTGAGGAAATGAGTTTATTGACTGAATTTGCGTACGGAAGTGGTAGTGAAGAAGTAGGCTTAATACCAGATGGTTTTGAAAAATTAGGAAAAGGACCAAATAGTTATTTTGTACGAAAGCAGAAAATTTTTATATTAGATAATGTAAACGAGAGGGTTGTAATCAGGGATTTAAAAAGTAACCAAACACATAACATAAACATGGATAACTTCAGATTTGGTCAGGATATATATGTAGATAATAAAGAAGATCTATACATTTTAGATAACGGTCTTTCGGTTGTAAATCAATACAACAAAAACGGAGAGTTGCTAAACACACATGAGATACCAAAAGAAATAAAAGTACCTACTTCATTAACTGCCAAAGGTAGTGAAGTATTTGTAGAACAAGCAGGTATAGTTGCATTTAGTTTGAACAATAAGAGTAAAAAATATAATGGAAAATTACTAGAAGGATCCGTGGGTATTGATATTATACAAAAAAAAGTAGATGAGAAAAATGGAAAAATAAAATTATCAGGAAGTAAAAATCACGAAATTCCTGTTTCTTATGATCATTCCTTTGGCGCATTAGATGTATTAAGTATTTCTAATAATGAGTTAGTATACAAAAAAACTGAAGTAGCACCAGATGTGAGCATTATCATGACTGAAACAACAATTGAAGTTGCAGATTTCAATGGGAAGGTAAAGGGAGCTATCCGAATTCCTATAGAAAATATAGATTATATTCCAGTGCATATGATTAGAGTTGATAAAAATAATATATATCTATTATCTCCAGAGAAAGATAGCCTTAAAGTATTTGAATTACATCCAGGAAAAAAACACAAGAAAAAATTAAAAGATAGAGTAGAGAAATACAAACAAAACGATATTGAATATCAAAAAAAAGTAACCGATAAAGAGATAGAAGAAAAAGTAAAAGATCTAGAAAGAAAGCTTGAAATTGGTATGACAAAGGGAGAGGTTATTCAAGTCTTAGGAGAAGAAAAAACATCCGGACTATCAGAAGGAGATCATTCATATTTTTCACTCAACTATGAATATTTTGTTGTTCCTCAACTTCCTAATCCTGTACATATTAACGTAGTAGATATAGACAATTTGAAATCAAGGAATATTGGAATTCAATTATATGTATTTCTATCACCAGAGGATAAAATAGAATTTTATAATATTTTCTATGTTAAAGGAGATTCTAATCAAGTTTATCAAAATAATTATTCAAATGATGGGATTATGGTGTCACAAGTGGAATAGAAGAGGTGTGTTTAGAAACAAGATTATAAAACAGTACGTTTGTTTGTCAAATGTATATCGTTTAATCATGTTTCAACTGACGTTAAAACCTCATTGATTGAAGTTTCACTTTAATTTGCCTAATTAATAGTTTTATACTCACACAATCTTCTCTTGGATAAGTACTGATATTAACTATACTTATTCAAGAGGAGATTGTGTTTCATTTATTTAAATAAGCATACAATAAAGGGATGATCTGGAGGGCTGTTTTAATGGCTTTTTAGAGTAAAAAACAATATACGCATTGGTCTGGTTTGATTTGATCGTAATCAAGGATTAAGTTTATATTCAACTATCTCCTGTTCAGAAGAAAAATAATGATCATACTGAAAATATAATACACCATCTTTTTCTTCAAGCAATCTTAAGTTATCCCCTGCATATTGAAAGTCAGAATGGGGATACTCATTTACATAGTCATCAATTAGTTGTTTAACATTATGATTTGCAAGATTTTTATATAATAAGGTTGTTTCATTTGTGTGACGGTTTATGAGCATTAATGTTTCTAGCTGATAGGGACGTATTAATAAGTAATCGTTATTAACCCACTCAACAGTGAAGATGTCATCAATTTCAGTAATTTTAGATAGGTCGTAAGAATACGCAACTTCTCCGGTGTTTTTTACAAAGTTTAGTGTAGAATCCTGTAACATTAATATATAATCTTGATAGAATCTAATGCTGTAAAATGAGTTATGTCCATGGTACTTTATATCAGTTTCATAAACTACATTTCCATTTTTAATGAGAATCTTAAATATTTCATCATTTATATGAGGCTCTCCATAATTTGAATGTACTTCTAATAATACAGTATCATCATTTAGTAAATTAATAGTCGAATCTGAACGGTCTATAATTTCAATGTTTGTATCTCCCATCCCCATAGCCATTTCTCTGTTATTACTTCCGTATAACATACCATTATTTTTATCGACCCAGTAAATCATCTCTTCCAACTGGTTCCAAACATATTTAGATTCGTTATTAATATGTAACGTAGAAGTTTGTTCATCCCATGTAATAGGAACGTTGAATAAATCTGAAAGGTTACGGACTGGGACATACGTGATTCCTCGATGAATGACTGGTGGTACATCCAACTGGTAAGCCGTAGCTTCATTCAATGCTACTTCCTTCTTATTAAGATACATCTCGATTTTGTATTCTACTCCTATGATCGTTATTCTCTCTTCGCTTTCATCCCAAAAAACAGCTGCTTCAAAAATAGTGGCTAGTTCTCTTAAAGGCAGCAGTATTCTCCCGTTTTTCATAAGAGGAGGATTTGATATAGATTGATATTCATTTAGAGATACATCTATTTCATTTGCATTGACTCTATGTGTGATAATTGATGAAATAATAAAAAGAATGATTGATAAACTAAGGACTGATAGAATCATTTTTTTCATAAAAAACATTCCCTTCCAATACTTTTTATACATTTTATGGTATTTTATAGTTTGATAGAATGTCAAGAAGGTTTTGTATATTTATGGGAAGATATGCTTGTTTAGGGGAGTAATATTATGAATAAACTTTATAAGATTATTTTAATTCTAGTTTTATTGTCCAATGTGATTATGGGGATTGCACTGTTTCAACAGAGTGCTAAATTGACAAAATTTGAGCATATTATTTCTAATCTTGAAGTAAGGATGGAAGATTTAGATGATGCAATAGAGGGAGATGTTGTGCCTCGTTTAAAAAAGATGATGAATGAAAATAATTAAGCGGTGTTTTATTCCTAGTTGATTTAATTCAATAATATTACATGTCGAAGCTATTATGGTGGAGTTTTATCGTGTTTTAATAGGGTTAAATTCACTAAGTAAACGAAGCTTAGTTAGGAGAACAAGCGTCATTAATTACGAGGTTAGTTCAAATAAACATCAGTGGGGGTAAAGGATAATAGCCCTCACTGATGTACATGTTACTTTACTGTTTTTTAGTTAATGGAAACATAACACAGTCTTTAATCGTTTCACTATCTGTTAGAACCATTAACAGACGCTCAATACCAAATCCCCAACCAGAAATAGGGGGCATCCCATACTCCATCGCTGTTAAATAATCTTCATCCATCTCCATAGCCTCTAGATCACCATTACTCTTAAGAATAGCTTGAACTTCTAACCTTCTTTTTTGTTCAAGTGGGTCAACTAGTTCTGAGTAGGCATTTATTATTTCGACACCATTTACGACTAATTGAAATCGATCTGTTAAAGTAGGGTTATGTTGATTAGCTCTAGCCAGTGGAGATAAATCAATAGGGTGCTGAATTAAAAAAGTTGGTTTTATAAGTTTTGGACGACACATTTTTTTGTAAAGCAAATCAATAAAATTACCTCTACCGAGAGATTCAATATGTTCATGCTCTAAATCAATATTGTTTCGCTGCGTTTCTTCATATAAATCTATAACATTTGGATAAAGGTCAATATCAATTCCTGTGTCTCTCAAAATGATATCTTTAAAGGAGACGATGTCCCATTCTAACGAAAAGTCAATTATTTGACCTTGTATTGTTAGGGTGGTGCTATTAAATGTTTGTTCAAGTATAAACAGGATCATTTCACGCATTAATTTCATCGTATCTTCATAATTCCAGTATGCAGCATAGCCTTCAACCATTGTAAATTCTTGAAGATGTTGTGGGCTGAGTCCTTCATTTCTAAAACATTTTGCAAATTCAAATACTTTCGTAAATCCTCCTACGATCAATCTCTTAAGATAAGTTTCAGGAGCTATACGTAAGTTTAATTCAGTATCTAAAGAATTGTGAAAGGTTTTAAATGGTTTTGCTAGTGCACCTGATGATGAGTGTTGCAAAATAGGCGTTTCTACTTCAAGGAAATTATGATCCTCAAAGAACCTTCGAATGTCACGAGTCATTTTCGTTCTTGCCAATAATCGACTTTGTGTTTCTTGTGTCATTATCAAATCTAAGTAGCGCTGTCTATATCGAAGTTCAACATTACTTAAGCCATGCCATTTTTCTGGCAGAGTTCTCAAGGCTTTTCCGAGAAATACATAGTTCATAACACGCAAAGTTTTTTCTTTTGTTTTTGTAGTATATAGATGTCCTTCAACGCCGATAAAATCACCTATGTCAAATAAATTATGAAATTGATTAAAGAGTTTCTCCCCAACTTCGTCTTCTTTTAAGAGAAGTTGTAAACTTGCTTGGATATTTGATACAGTAATAAAACTCAATTTTTTGAAGTGTCTAATACTCATTATTCTTCCCGCAACTCTTATATCAGAAGTTCCGTCTTCAAGTACAGAGACTTCATTTAATTCATAATTTGTAGAATACCTCTCAGGATATACTTGAATTTCATGAGAACGTATAGTTTCTAATTTTTTTATTCTTAACTCTCTTTGTTCATTACTCATTCATTTCCACTCCATTCATTTATTTGTTAATTTGTGTAAATTAAAAGTTTTAAATTAAAACAAAAAACTCCCACCCCCAAGATTATTCATCTTGAGGACGAGAGTTATGAACTTCGTGGTACCACCCCAGTTTATTGATATGTCACCATATCAACCTCTTCGGGTACGTCAATTACAATCATTGATTATACCCTATCTCTGTAACGGGAGATCCCGTCGCAGTATCACTAAGATTATGATCCTAGATCCGTGCGAAGCTCTGAGTCTTTGTTCATTAAGATCATTATTGCTCCTTCCCACCTACTGGAGCTCTCTGGAAATAATTAATCATAACTACTCTTCTCTTCATAGCCGTTTATTCAGCGTTTAATAATTATAGAATATTTTAGTAAAGTTAGATGATTTTGTCAATATATACAAAGGAAAAGGTGAATACAATCAAAATCTAGCATTTTAAATATTATTTTATATTAAAAGGGGGGAGCCTGTATGAACAAGCTCCCCCTTTTAATATATGGTTTTATTTTACTATTAGAATAAAAAGCTAACACCAGCGAGTAGTGAAGAAAGTAGCATAGATATAACCATAAGATAGACCATGACTTTCATCGTTTTTTTACGACGCATTATTGTTCCTCCTTAAGAACATTCCTCTTCTTTTATTTTAACGGGCTTCTGTAGATAAGACAAGCTACTTATATAAACTCATTAATTTACTATATAAACAAATCACCCTGAATTTTTAGATAATAGCAGGAATTTCGACAAGTTTTAGCGAAATAGTTTACAAGGTGAATTA from Bacillus solimangrovi encodes:
- a CDS encoding amino acid ABC transporter permease, yielding MGLDFQQIVPSIPYILKGIFVTVQIVLVSALVGFTLGTLLSLFKIGRVRALVWIADAYTSIFRGTPLILQLMIIYYGLPQLIGFDIPPFLAAVGAFGLNSAAYVSEIIRAGIGAIDKGQREAAMALGIPYRKMMKDVILPQALKNILPALMNEFITLTKESAVVMVIGVTDIMRRSYIVGGELYAFFEPMLFVGLIYWIMVMGLTLLGKGLERRMSRSD
- a CDS encoding BrxA/BrxB family bacilliredoxin is translated as MSFNMFMDMNQIVEQARGEAEQAGYTSLRTPEEVDEAFKKQGTTLVLINSVCGCAGGIARPAAGNAIHYDKRPDQLVTVFAGQDKEATSRAREFFEGYPPSSPSFALLKDGKIQTMVERHDIEGFEPMAVIQKLQTAFEKHCDEI
- a CDS encoding stalk domain-containing protein; translation: MKKMILSVLSLSIILFIISSIITHRVNANEIDVSLNEYQSISNPPLMKNGRILLPLRELATIFEAAVFWDESEERITIIGVEYKIEMYLNKKEVALNEATAYQLDVPPVIHRGITYVPVRNLSDLFNVPITWDEQTSTLHINNESKYVWNQLEEMIYWVDKNNGMLYGSNNREMAMGMGDTNIEIIDRSDSTINLLNDDTVLLEVHSNYGEPHINDEIFKILIKNGNVVYETDIKYHGHNSFYSIRFYQDYILMLQDSTLNFVKNTGEVAYSYDLSKITEIDDIFTVEWVNNDYLLIRPYQLETLMLINRHTNETTLLYKNLANHNVKQLIDDYVNEYPHSDFQYAGDNLRLLEEKDGVLYFQYDHYFSSEQEIVEYKLNP
- the prli42 gene encoding stressosome-associated protein Prli42 yields the protein MRRKKTMKVMVYLMVISMLLSSLLAGVSFLF
- the lysS gene encoding lysine--tRNA ligase, which produces MSNEQRELRIKKLETIRSHEIQVYPERYSTNYELNEVSVLEDGTSDIRVAGRIMSIRHFKKLSFITVSNIQASLQLLLKEDEVGEKLFNQFHNLFDIGDFIGVEGHLYTTKTKEKTLRVMNYVFLGKALRTLPEKWHGLSNVELRYRQRYLDLIMTQETQSRLLARTKMTRDIRRFFEDHNFLEVETPILQHSSSGALAKPFKTFHNSLDTELNLRIAPETYLKRLIVGGFTKVFEFAKCFRNEGLSPQHLQEFTMVEGYAAYWNYEDTMKLMREMILFILEQTFNSTTLTIQGQIIDFSLEWDIVSFKDIILRDTGIDIDLYPNVIDLYEETQRNNIDLEHEHIESLGRGNFIDLLYKKMCRPKLIKPTFLIQHPIDLSPLARANQHNPTLTDRFQLVVNGVEIINAYSELVDPLEQKRRLEVQAILKSNGDLEAMEMDEDYLTAMEYGMPPISGWGFGIERLLMVLTDSETIKDCVMFPLTKKQ
- a CDS encoding transporter substrate-binding domain-containing protein, with the protein product MKKLIMIFMLVIFAGVLTACGASGNEEGQASNEKETTSKEKKVLVMGTSADYPPFEFVQTSQGEDIIGFDIDLANAIAEKLDYEIEIKDIDFSGLIPALQSNKIDFVLSSMTPTEERKENVDFSQIYYEANHMIVSPTESNIGKIEELEGKTVGVQLASIQADKAEEIKENVDITIESRNRIPELVQEMKAGRFDAAIIEDTVAKGYLDKNEDLTGFVIENAEEAGTAAAFPKNSELVEEFDQAITELKESGELEEMIKKWFDSEESQ
- a CDS encoding aromatic acid exporter family protein, with protein sequence MFKIGYRTVKTAVGTAISIWIAQLFSLENFASAGILTILCIQVTKKRSLISAWERALACLVGMFFAFVFFEGIAYHPLVIGLMLIFFIPTVVMLRAKEGVVTSSVIILHLYIENNITVAFILNELGIIGIGIGVALVMNLYMPSMEQELKKRQKKIEQHFSHILHEISVYLRNGDNFWDGKEITETNDLIQSAKSLAYRNVENHFKRYEDEYYHYFKMREKQLEVIEQMLWIVSSLKISHDHALEIASLMDEISEGVHSGNTAQMYLDKMEVMRSSFREMELPQSREEFEVRASLFHFLNELEKYLICKRYFKQSEV
- a CDS encoding amino acid ABC transporter ATP-binding protein; this translates as MIKIESLHKSYGKLEVLKGVSTEINQGDVVSIIGPSGSGKSTLLRCMNLLEEPSDGQIWIGHDEITNPKTDVMELRQRLGMVFQHFHLFPHMTVLENLTYAPINVKKMSKKEAEAVGRELLDKVGLLEKANDYPNRLSGGQKQRVAIARALAMSPEAMLFDEPTSALDPEMVKEVLEVMKDLAKSGMTMAIVTHEMGFAREVADRVLFLDEGKLVEEASPSEFFTNPKTERAQNFLEKIL